In the genome of Trichomycterus rosablanca isolate fTriRos1 chromosome 24, fTriRos1.hap1, whole genome shotgun sequence, one region contains:
- the LOC134302028 gene encoding zinc finger protein 135-like — protein sequence MLTAQHFHNAQDDQTTQAFSQELPNITHGALELNSSSIQVKMEDSTMHQNIKPQLSLNNQPACTSSSAVTACCDFPEKPISDGIDNNCFHNKPVMPTKSEPCHSLIISEISSPVVQTEIGTTENHLKDLQDNHSPNLPSKCRMINDSLQSQTSESVCFCEFCGKPFQHRAELNKHLVVHEKESPRPYRCECGKCYSYAQVLEVHQRTHIAERPYQCRFCGKGFNRKGHLKDHERIHTGEKPFSCSICGKCFTQSSQVRKHMIHNHRNVKLS from the exons ATGCTAACGGCTCAACACTTCCATAATGCACAAG ATGATCAAACCACTCAAGCATTTTCTCAGGAGTTACCGAACATCACCCATGGAGCCCTGGAATTAAATTCCTCAAGTATACAAGTGAAGATGGAGGATTCAACCATGCATCAGAACATTAAACCACAGCTATCATTAAATAATCAACCGGCATGCACTTCTTCCTCTGCAGTGACTGCATGTTGCGATTTTCCAGAAAAGCCTATAAGTGATGGGATTGATAACAACTGTTTTCATAATAAGCCAGTAATGCCAACAAAATCTGAACCATGTCATTCCCTGATCATCTCTGAAATCTCATCCCCTGTGGTACAAACTGAAATTGGAACAACTGAGAATCATTTGAAAGATCTTCAAGATAATCACAGCCCAAACCTTCCGTCCAAGTGTCGAATGATAAATGATTCATTGCAAAGTCAGACTTCTGAAtcagtttgtttttgtgaattTTGCGGAAAGCCTTTCCAACACCGTGCCGAGCTAAATAAGCACTTGGTGGTCCATGAAAAAGAGAGTCCAAGACCGTACCGCTGTGAATGCGGGAAGTGTTATTCATATGCACAAGTGCTTGAGGTCCACCAGCGGACTCATATAGCAGAGAGACCATATCAATGTAGATTTTGTGGCAAAGGTTTTAATCGAAAGGGTCACTTAAAGGACCATGAAAGaattcacacaggagaaaagCCTTTTAGCTGTTCAATTTGTGGAAAATGTTTCACACAGTCCAGTCAGGTCAGGAAACACATGATCCACAATCATCGCAACGTGAAGTTATCTTGA